AAGAAGTCCCATGAAGCTCGGGAGAAACTGATGCGCTTGGGGATTTTCAGACAAGTAGAAGTTGTGATTGACACCTCCGATGGTAGTGCATTTTTCCACTGCAAACCGTTTTAGCAGACTTTCTTGACAGCACATTCTGCCCTTAAAACAATTAGCCATGTTGCTCAGCTTTTTATTATATCAGCAGTTAAATAATGTGGATAGTTGCATGTCATACAGAGGTGAGCTGTAGTGATACTAGAGGTTGGCACAGGTAGAAAATCCATattgcatgatacatatttaaatactatatagtacacctACATTTAGCCCCTTCAGatcagtttaaatacagttgttAATGTTAAATGCTCAACATGCTGGGGTATTCTTTGCAACATACTGTTGCACAAATGAAACGCAACACTTGGGTCTAATGGatgtaatcaaatattttaaacatagatatctaacaaaatcacagaaaatgtcaacaaaaatacaggtcaaagaatcatgatacgttttcagtatgaaacgtgacacactgtcaaaatgaaaacattataaagttatcgggtatgacctccctgagcattaacacaatcctggcagtgttgacgCATAGACTTGATCAGCCTCTGTATATACTGCTGTGGGATGTTGTGCCACTcctcctgtgcagctgcagccagctggcgaagttTGGCTGGTCAAGGTTGTCTCAGGTCGTTGGCACTggcaatttggtcccacagatcTCTGTTGGActcgggtcaggagaaaaagctggccacggcaatacctcgacattgttttcttgaagttgtgcaattgtaatcctagcactgtgtggtcttgcattgtcctgctggaaaatcgacacttctggattggcttgcaggaatggaaaaactgttgcctcaaggactttgtcaatgtatcactgagcagtaaggttgtcctcagtctgcaccaaaggcgttcttatgttaaaggagattcctccccacatcatcacacttccaccggttggcttgaacaacgcagCAGTCAGCATAACGGTCCTGAGCCAGTGGTGACACTCTcccttccaggacatggcctgaccctcacagagccggtttcctgatttctctggactagtctgctgattgttgacgCAGAACATCTCATTTTCCGGTCAACTTCTGtcacaggctgccttcaatcatgcagatatcaaccaggcgatcttcattactcaagcagggcatggttgtatctttcgctgttcttgcgttaattaaaatcatgtcttttcgaatggctatttatacagattcttaatcaactcattttggcaattgtaactcaactcaaataccaaacactgagcacctggcgtttttatgaagtCACATGATGTGAGCTCAGTATTTTTTTATCCAAAAGAACAATGATACTCAAACAATCAATAAACTTATATGCtcagtatttaaaatgaaaaataacatatatgtgcccaatgagctactgGTGTAAAACtcagactgttgcattttcattgtgcatcagtgtgtatTGACCATATtccactgttgttgttgttaacatggctgttatgttcagtttagtaatgcagtagtacagcaccgCTATTACGTTATGGACTGTCGCAATAGCTACCATAAATTGAGTCAGCTGGGTTTTGACGGGAGTCACAAAAGAGACATGTGCGTCTGTTTGGGTGTAACTATAAAGTGCCATTCCTGATCGCTAAATTCTGTGGAATAAAAACActgggtggaatttctttaccaagcaggagaaaacggaatttgcaaactctgccaaggaaatatttcttTCAAAGATGGAAGaacacttacttaatgtgctccacattattttatttaatcttaaaGAAATGAAATGGAATCGAAAATCCCTAGTTAAATCTGCCCCCGCTACTCATCAAACAAGTGTCTACAACAACTTAAAAACATCACAGAGAAGGAGATTCtgaagggagtgttgcattggcccTGCTTTGGTTAGCAGGGTTCttcccaggaattctgtacagtcGGGCAGCATAAagttatagccgggagcacttttaacggaaaagtaaacttgccttaccttaaatatataatgcgacaaagaatttgaataatgtattgtctttcgttgactgtatctggttgcttttttttatgttctacattttcttcttcatgactgttttttattacGGTAAATGACCATGCATATGTAGgcactctatgatttgactggggaaagataacgtaggtttattggagctcacaaaaaaaaattcctttttagcttaattatttagagtttattgcttcatttaaattgttttcttgatggcaagttttcagggcattttatTAATGCacgtccatttttgttttttgctgctctacattttttaaatgcagttgttcattttaaactctttttttttttttttacacaacagtactcgcacatgtttggtcaccatcataactgttgcatgaaactggagtCTGATAATCCAGCACTGGCTCAGTTGTGGGATTGAAGGATGCTCGGTGAACCGCCATGTAttctgagctgtgtgggaaattgctgcagcgaggggaaaaaattattggacattccaaatttgggagaaaatctgggtaaaataactgggcacactaaataaaaataaataaataaataagggtgAGGTTTTTCAGTACATGCAATTGGTCTGTAAGGGGTTAAAACAGATATATGTTACTGTGGCAATATCGAACTGTTGTGTTACTTGCAGGAGAAGATGCATTGTCTAATGGTGTAGATGTAACATTCGAAGTAGCTGAATTAAGGAGACTAACTGGAAGCTACAATACAATGGTTGGCAACAATGAAGGGAGTATGGTAAGTAaggacattttcaaaaacaatgtCGTGTTATTATGAGATTGTCACGGTAACATTGTGCAAAGTTGAAATTGCTTTCTTTGTTACTGCATAGTACATTGGCATTTGATCGTACAGTTTTTAACGCAAATTGGGTATCTGTTCTTTTAGGTTCTGGGCCTTAAGTTGCCCAATGTGTTAGGCCGCGCAGAGAAGCTCACCTTTCAGTTCTCCTATGGTACCAAAGAAACCTCCTACGGACTGTCATTCTTCAAGCCTCAACCAGGACACTTTGACCGAAAGTAAGGAACACTGATAGCTCTTTCCTTGGTCTAAAAATCGAGTTGTGGTCATAGGGCTCTACATTGATTATCTGGGAACATCTCTTTGCTAACACATTTATGTTCACTGTATAATGCCAatggatgggtttaaaaaaaaaaaaaaaaaaaaaaaaacctgctttccatggttttgttaattgttttaactcATTCCTATACAGATATTGTGTACATTTAATTGCATCATCAAGATACCTAGAAACagagtatacatttttttttttttttatgtattccttTTACTCATAGATAATGTTGTTAAATCTGCACAGTTGCATCATATGTACAGTTGACTGCTCTAAAACTTATTTTCCCATGTGACCATAGAGATTCCGTACATATTGGCAACTATTGAGTGGCAAGGTTTAAATGATGCTTTATGCCTTCATCGTTTGTTTCCAGTTTATCCATTAACATGTATAAAGTAAGTGGACAGTTTCCATGGAGCTCACTTCGAGAGACTGACAGAGGAGTCTCCACTGAAATTAATGTAAGTTCTCTTTCTAAATGTAATACATCGTTACTCGCTTATCTATTTAATAGCTCAGTTACGGACACCCTTTGTATTGGAGGTTGTGTATGAGTTCTGATTCTGGTTTTGTGCACAGATTGTGTGTTACCTAAAATTGAGTTTTGCACCCTATTTTAGAAACTTATTTGAACCTAAACCATGTTTCTTGTGTTGAAGTCTGTTAGATGGATTGATAGCTGAATTGATTCCTGTCTCATGTGTTTCATTGCAGTTCCCCATTTGGAAGACCAGTCACACCTTAAAGTGGGAGGGCGTGTGGAGAGAGCTGGGCTGTCTGGCTCGGACTTCATCCTTTGCTGTTAGAGAAGAAAGTGGACATTCAATCAAATCCTCTATCTCGGTTAGTATTAGAACTCCACCACCTTTATTTgctgaatacactatgtaacacaatttttgttcctgggtagtaagtgttatttcctaattgcttatgcctcaaaagtatagaaaatggctattattccccacaaactttgctttcgtgaccaggacagtgatatttcaaaatatcactatttccaatgggaaaacgggcaaatgtgtgtcttttcattcacataaagtcagaaacaaacaacatatgaatccaaattaacatgtatttatactaaagtaatacaaaaatgaccacaaaagatttagaagtgagtagtttttcgagatttacgattatactgtaaatacacacatttgcccgttttcctattggaaatagtgatattttgaaatatcactgtcctggtcacgaaagcaaagttagtggggaataatagccattttctgtacttttgagacttaaggaattaggaaataacacttactacccaggaacaaaaaaaaaaaaaaaaattgttacacggtgatatcatGAAAAGGCAAAAGGCTGCTTATAGGAATTAATTCACTAGAAAGACCAAATGTGTGCTCAGTCTTCATGGACTTAACATAGCGCAATTAACTGAAAAGTATTGAACTCGTACATATGTACTCGGTGTTattgattttaatacaacttttgaaGTGGAATCAGGAATCAAACTTAAGTAACTCTCTGATTGTCCTTAAACCCACAGCACGCCATGGTCATTGACACACGGAATTCTGCCATCCTGCCCAGACAAGGTGCCTTACTGAAAATGAACCAGGTGAAATATAATTACTCTGAGAAGTTCCTAAAAAGAATCCCCAGGTTTCCCGTAACAGAGGAAGGAATCTCTTCCTCTTCCAATCCAGATCTTTGTTATGCTTGATTGTTGAATTTAAACTCTGACCAGGTCCTAATTTAAATACTTAAGTGCTGATACTTATTAACATAATGTGATTAGAGATAAGATACAGCCTGTCGATTAACGGGCATACCTGTAGTTGCTGATTGATAGTAATAACATTCACTTAGCAGTCCACATAAGAGATCATAGAATCATTTTCGGAGTCTCGTCAGATGTTGAAGATTTGTATGTTCTGTATGTTGTCTTTTACAGGAGCTAGCAGGCTACACTGGAGGTGATGCAAGCTTCCTGAAAGAGGATTTTGAGATCCAGCTAAACAAACGTCTTTGCTGGGACTCGGTAAGGATTTGTATGGTTTACCTTTCCAAGTAGTCAGTTTGCCTGCATGAAAGTATCTTTTTATAAATAGGAGTGTaaagtttaattttgtattaatgaataaTGATATTTTCTTTACATGATGTCATATTGTAatagatttatgtattttttatcgGGTTACCAAAAGCACAGCATCGCTTATTCACTCATTATAGTTCACCAAACGGTCCTTGATTAAGTATGTTTTATTGTTGGTATGAATACATTCTTTCCTTAACCATTTAATGTTTGACAAAATGGTCCATCATTAAAGATccatcatttgatcttattatgtgTCACAGATGTATACTTgcccatcaggaccatcacatgtcTTGTGAAAATTATCATATCGCAACCTGCAGTGTAGTACGATATCATATTGTGACATTAGTGTGTCATTGTACTGCTATTTATAaactgcatttgtttatttttcttgttgaaTTTGCTTAAGCCTACTGGAGCAAAGGACCATGAATATGGTCTTATACCCCAAGTGACAATGTTAAGTGGACATactgtattaacttattataaaacGTCTAAGAACATAAAATGaaacatcatcattttttttaaattgtgatctTCCAAATCTTGTTTGTGTGTATATTTGGTAGGTTCTGTCGACATCCCTTTGGGGTGGTTTGTTGGTACCTATTGGAGACCAGCCATCCTGCATTGCTGACAGGTATGTAGAGAAGCAGAGGTGTGTTTGAATAGTAAGGATAATAATTGTTGGGATGCATATCCCTGGTGATAGAGATATACAGTCACCTGTCAGACTTtaaattttacatactgtatatccatAGTGTTTATCCTGGGGGTatgaaacttggtttggacattctttagcCCAATTCTTACCTCTTGAGAGTATCGGAATGTGGGGATATAGTAGGAACCTGACTATTAGTACCATGCTGTTTACAGCAGCTTTTAATGCACAGCTGGTTTGTGAACTGTTATGTACTGAGAGAAACTGTGATCTCACAGTATGTACCATACGTAGATGCTGTAGAACATGATGTACTGTTCTCTATATGTAGCAATGCTTATACTCCCTATTTCTCAATAGGTTTTATTTGGGAGGTCCAACCAGTGTCAGAGGTTTCAGCATGTACAGCATTGGACCTCAGAGTGAAGGTTTGTGATTCATTTATATTTGCTTTGTAAGAGTACTAAATCGCAGTTAGAAAGATTCATGCATTGACTGGAATACAAACTGAGCTAAACATGTTTATGCAGGAATAAACATTATCAGTTATTTGTAAGTTGGCCTTAATAGATTATGGGGTTGCATTATGGTTATACATTATACAGAACTTACAAATTATGGAAATGCGCAATATCAGCGAAGGTTGGCGCAGTGGGTTAATGCTACTACTTAACCTTTGAAAATATGGATGGGATTGAACATGACTTTTTAGGTTTTTCATAAGAACCCAATTTCTCAGTAGATTGTTTTGATGAAAACTGCCCAGAAAAATCTAAACCCTTTTTATGAACAATTTACGCCAATGCGACAAGGTGTCACATTAATGAAGTTGTCCTGTCTTGCAATATTAGAACGTAGGTGTTTCTGCACCTCTGCGTTCCCCAGGGCTGTACGATGAGACAGTTTTTAccctatgtttttaatatattgccAGGTGACTACCTTGGTGGTGAAGCTTTCTGGGCTGGTGGCATGCATCTCTACACACCCCTCCCTTTCCGCCCAGGCCGCGGGGGCTTTGGAGATGTTTTCAGAACCCACTTCTTTCTCAACGCAGGGAATCTGTGCAGTCTCAACTATGGTATGCATCCTGGAACCCTTTGTGTTGTGCCATTATTCTGGAAAGGTATTTTAGAACTTTGGGTCATCAGGACTAAACTGGTCGATCTGTTAATGGTTAATATAAAGAGTGGAAAAAGATTCATTTAAACATTGATTTTAGAGGGGACCTTGTATGCTTTTCCGATTCAGATGTCACACATGAGAGTCCCTCtcatttttgataattttttttgttgactcagttTCTGCTCAAATTATTATTCAAAACTCAACTTTTCTTGTGGTTAGGTGAGGGTCCACGAGCTCATCTCCAGAAACTGGCAGAATGCATCCGCTGGTCCTATGGTGCAGGAATAGTACTGAGACTGGGCAATATAGCAAAACTGGAGTTAAATTATTGTATTCCTATGGGAGTGCAGAGTGGAGACAGGTAAGTGTAATGATTCCAGGGCATCTCTCCAAGCGTGCATGGTCTTTTCTGAGGGGTTGTGTCTTCATGGGGTGGGGAAGAGTGGAACAGCTTGaacttcttttaaaaataatggcATAACACTCTGCCTCCTCACCACTAAGCAGAAGATGGAACATGTCCAGGTTTTCTTAAAGCGATTTAAAATCACTTACAGTACAAAGCACAAACTTCAGTTTGGATGGTGCAAATGTTAAGTGCTGAATCTCAAACTAAAGAAAACTTAAGTTTGAAACAgggtaaatattattttaattaaaatgttgttttaatttcaGGATATGTGATGGTGTCCAGTTTGGTGCCGGGATCCGGTTTCTGTGACAGAGTATACCTGAGAATCAAGCACTTAATGTGAAGTGTGTactctttttaaattattctgtCAGTGAAATCCATCACTGATGCTCATGATAACccaaatcacctgttctgtcctAGAATAAATGCTATTGTGCTCGATTTTGAAAAATACTTCAGTACTTGTTCATATGATATTGTAATATGAAAGTGGAGTGTTTTAAATTTTCACTCAAATCAGGATATGTTTTGATTCCACTGGTGTATTATACATCAAACAGtaccgaccgtgaccgggagttcctagggggtggcactcaattggccgagcaccgcccagggcgagggagggctaggtcggccagggtgtcctcagctcactgcgcaccagtgacccctgtggtctggccggacacctgcgggcttgcctgtaagctgcgtcgtcctccgacgttgtagctctgaggggctgcatggttagtctgcagtgtgtaaagaagctgatggcacacgcgtcgatggacagcatgtgtttgtcttcgccgctcccaagtcagcgcaggggtggtatcagtgagctgagcctaaaaataattggacacgactaaattggggagaaaataataaaaaaataaataaaaaattgtcgatgaataaattttaaaaaagtaccaagttttttttttttttacatatttattaaatcatGTACATTAAAGGAAAAATAATTCACATTTAATGCACACCATTACAGAAACACCATGTTTTATTggagaaatattttaattaaaccatGACAATGTGGTGATGATAGACTTTAGATATAGGATTATAATTTCTGTGATGGTAATTATTATCAACACAGAGATCCTGACTATAAATCAAGATGACTTAACTTTGTTTTAGCAAACTATTtaatctgggggaaaaaagagGAGTAGCAAACCTATTTTGGACAGCAGCAGATCACAAAGTACTTGGCCATTTTGTGCTGTCTTTGTCAGTTTCATAGTCCCCTTATGTTAATACAACTTAACTGGttattcaaaaatacaaaaagataagGGGTAGCGACATTTGTACTGTTCAGCAAAAACAGACAACGTAATGAAGGAGCAAATGGGAGCAGGTCTGTCAAAACAGTTCCCCTTGATTGCTGGGGACTTCCTACAGTGCTGTGCTCACAAGCACCCCCTGCTGGGAACAGGCTGGCAGTACAGAAACTGCTCTGGGGTTCATCAAGAGCAGAACCTTCATCAGCAGGATCACCCTTCAAAGTGTCTGCTTGTTTATGCCCGATtcaggtttttcttttaaaggtaCCTGAAACCAAGTTAGTGCTATGTGCTCTCCAAACTCTCCGCACATGTGGAAGTCTCTAGACAGGAGTCATTTTGAAGCTCCACAGTGTCAGCATACCAATACAGAGCTGTGTAGTGGCTTCAAACACTGCATCTGAGGAATGGATTCCCAGTTCAACGTTGCTCAGATCTCTGCTTCATTTCATAATGGGATCAGTGGATGAACTGCTACATGAGTCACCATTGCCTGTTTTGGATACTTCATCTAAAAGGAACATACAAAAGTTATTCCTGCCAACAATCtagagatttgttttaaaattaatattattgtttttattttatttatttttttaagtcagaCAGACCAACCTTTCACAGAACAAATCAACTAACAAATAGTAATCAAAGTTATAAATGTCATCCTACTTAAGGGTGTGTGTATCTAAATATAACAATACTACACTAACTAATGTCTCATGAACTGAAGAATTCCTTTCCACAGGTGAGGTAAGCCTGATTTCCCTTTGGCAACTACCACCAATACATTCTAAAACCAAAGAGGTTGACAACAACAACTCTGTCATATTATTCCACTTCATTGTGAGCCGCTTacattataagatatatataccCAATTTCTGATTAAAAAGActgtagtggtctcttaatgCAACCAAGGGGTGAACCTTAAAAGGGCCCTGGTTTGACTGCAGAGCTCCTCTAAGCTGTGTCCCATTACTGAAGTAAATGTCCTAATTTGTAACTCACCCTTGTCTTTCTTCTCCTGGT
This window of the Polyodon spathula isolate WHYD16114869_AA chromosome 7, ASM1765450v1, whole genome shotgun sequence genome carries:
- the LOC121318468 gene encoding sorting and assembly machinery component 50 homolog A, whose protein sequence is MGTVHARSLDPLPMSGPDFVVHGDDAELIGVEPEAKHEVLENKDVVVQHVHIDGLGRTKDDLLGYEIAEVFTATNLIDVMKKSHEAREKLMRLGIFRQVEVVIDTSDGEDALSNGVDVTFEVAELRRLTGSYNTMVGNNEGSMVLGLKLPNVLGRAEKLTFQFSYGTKETSYGLSFFKPQPGHFDRNLSINMYKVSGQFPWSSLRETDRGVSTEINFPIWKTSHTLKWEGVWRELGCLARTSSFAVREESGHSIKSSISHAMVIDTRNSAILPRQGALLKMNQELAGYTGGDASFLKEDFEIQLNKRLCWDSVLSTSLWGGLLVPIGDQPSCIADRFYLGGPTSVRGFSMYSIGPQSEGDYLGGEAFWAGGMHLYTPLPFRPGRGGFGDVFRTHFFLNAGNLCSLNYGEGPRAHLQKLAECIRWSYGAGIVLRLGNIAKLELNYCIPMGVQSGDRICDGVQFGAGIRFL